TTTACAATTTGATTCAGCGAAAGAAAGATTTTGAAAGAGAAGTTCGAAATCACTTGGATACATTAGTAAAGAAACATGATCTTGAGCCTGTTTTGAGGGACCGATTTGTTACCACGCGAGAAGGGCGCTGGGTCGTGCCCGTCAAAAGCGGAATGCAACATCAGCTGAAGGGGATCATTCACGATAGTAGTCAAAGCAAGCAAACCGTTTTTATCGAGCCCGAAGAAGTTGTAAAAACAAACAATGAACTTCGCAAAATTCTTTCGGCCATTGACGAAGAAATTCATCATCTCTTTAAAGAACTTTCTAAAATGCTAGAGACGATGATTGAAGAGATCAAGCTGGCACACCAATGCCTGCTCGATTGCGACATTCGGTTTGCTCAGGCCCAGTTTGCGCGCTTGGTTGAAGCGCGTAGTGTCACCTTTTCAGACGGTGAATTGTTTTTACACGAACTGCGACACCCTATTCTAGAGTTAGAAAAGAAAGAGGGCCCTCGGGTAGTTTCTAATACCGTGGAGCTGTCGGGTGAGCGACGAATACTCTTACTTTCTGGCCCAAATGCGGGCGGTAAGACAGTGCTTTTAAAATCGGTGGGCCTTGCTTGCCATATGGCAAGATGCGGACTCTTGCCAGTTTGTGATGCGAATTCACGAATACCTTTTTTTCGGCGGATATACGCGGTCGTCGGCGACAGTCAAAGTGTGAGCGAGCATATCTCAACATTTGCGGCTCACCTCAAAGCACTCAACGAAATCCTTGAATTGCCAAGTGCCTCTCCGCAGCTTGTGCTCGTTGATGAGATCTGCGGCGCGACGGATCCTGAAGAAGGCGCTGCTTTAGCCAAGTCTTTCATAATGGCCTACGAAAAAATGGGATCTTTTGGGGTGGTGACATCCCACTTAGGGCCGATCAAAAAAGGGTGGGAGACCAATAAAGGCGTTTTACCTGGCTCCATGGAGTACAGCGATGAGGCAGGCGGCGCAACCTATCGCTTAATACTTGGTGCCCATGGTCGCTCAATGGCACTTAAAGTCGCCGAGAAAGTCGGAGTGAACCACGCGATTGTAGAGCGGGCGCAAACTTTTTTATCGCCAGAGTCTCAATCTCTTCATAAAGCGATGAAAGAAATTGAAGCGAATCAATCAGAGTTGAATGCCATGAGAAAGGACCTCCAAAAAGAACGGTCAGAAGCAGAGAACTCCCGCAGAGAATATTTAAGACTTATCGATGATCTCAACAAAGAAAAGGCAACACTACTTGAAGACCTTGCTGCAAAATCTGAGCAAAAACTTTTGGAACTCATCGATCAAGCCAAAAAAAGCGATGACCGAATTAAAGGGCTCGAACAACTCAAAAGCCAAATGCCTGAAATTATAAAAGGCCCGCAACGCTCGGAGATCGCCAATGTTCAAGATTTTCTGACTCAAAACCCGGTGGGATCACGCGTTTATATTCCTCACTTGGCGAAAGATGCAATCATTCAAGGAGTCGCCAATCAAAAAGGCGAAATACCCGTTTTGGCCGGAAGCATGCGGTTATCTATTTTGTGGTCGCAGCTGAAGCCAAACTCACTACCTGATTCTGTCACGAGAAAGGTCATTCGCGAAACCGGGTTTCAGATGCCCATCGCCACTCAAGCCGAGCGAACAATTGACCTACGAGGTTTTCGAATTGAAAAGGCCCTTGAGGAGCTCGAGCTTCAACTCGATCGCGCCATGCAAGCTCAGACAGATAAAGTAAGAATCATTCACGGCCACGGAACCGAAGCGTTAAAGCGGGCCGTTCGCACTTACCTTGCTCGCTCCATTTACATTAAGAAATGGCGAGCTGGGGACACAGAAGCTACTGGCGACGATGGCGTCACTTTTGCCGAACTTGGCTAACGTAGTTAAGTTCAAAAAACTTTTAGAAATTTAAATAGGGCTGTCGTGGTGTTGCCAAACATAGCAAGCAAACCAGTGGCAACACCTAGAAAAGCGGAGTCAAAAACATCCAACACATTGGCAGCAGAAAGTGAGGGTACTCATTAAGGGCAACTGGATTTGTCAAAGGGGAGCGAATAATCAGAAATAGACTGAATCGTTGAAACGATACACGACTTCACTTCAACGGAGCTAGAATCTTGCGCAATCTCTTCGCTATTGTTGGTCTTTGACATCACAATTGCAGAGGCTGTGAGGTCATAAACCATCGTCCCCTCTAAGACGCTCTTCATACCCACCCCTACGAGCCTTGCCTCAGAGGGATTCACTTCTCCGGAATACTGAAGCTCGATGCACTCATGACTTTTTTGACAACGAAAATGCGATTTCAGCAATGTAGTCAACTCCAGCACCATCTTGAGCTGACTATTCGATGCATTCCAATGGTATAGGCTCTCCCAAGTATCTCCGACTTTAATGGGTTTATCTGGGATCGGAATAAGTGGTACATAAAAAATTGAACCCGGAAGCTTATTTGCCACCTTCAGCACTTGGGTTCGATCATTAAGCGTCCAAACAATTTTTTCGCCAAGTTCGGGAAAGGCCATATTGTTGAGGTTTTCTTGACCATCCTTACGGAGCGTCTCCATGGCGTAGTCGTAAACTGTGATTTCGGATTCGGTTCGCTCAGACAGGACTTCTGCTTGAACGGAAAAGGTAAGGTCTTCTTCTCGTTCAAAGTTCACCTGCCCTTTGTTCGTCGTTCTAGTG
The genomic region above belongs to Bdellovibrionales bacterium CG10_big_fil_rev_8_21_14_0_10_45_34 and contains:
- a CDS encoding endonuclease MutS2, with product MEANYLKNIDWELVLRKIKELASSDLAKDEIDRTAPLGSAAEALNQFRQIEEAAELIEVAGRTTAESLNLFPLWFERLKKSAVLNGVELKDARLFFIEVLALKQILSQSSGTWVQQIKAQLLEAKRPISAIDQVLTPDGSVRSDASETLYNLIQRKKDFEREVRNHLDTLVKKHDLEPVLRDRFVTTREGRWVVPVKSGMQHQLKGIIHDSSQSKQTVFIEPEEVVKTNNELRKILSAIDEEIHHLFKELSKMLETMIEEIKLAHQCLLDCDIRFAQAQFARLVEARSVTFSDGELFLHELRHPILELEKKEGPRVVSNTVELSGERRILLLSGPNAGGKTVLLKSVGLACHMARCGLLPVCDANSRIPFFRRIYAVVGDSQSVSEHISTFAAHLKALNEILELPSASPQLVLVDEICGATDPEEGAALAKSFIMAYEKMGSFGVVTSHLGPIKKGWETNKGVLPGSMEYSDEAGGATYRLILGAHGRSMALKVAEKVGVNHAIVERAQTFLSPESQSLHKAMKEIEANQSELNAMRKDLQKERSEAENSRREYLRLIDDLNKEKATLLEDLAAKSEQKLLELIDQAKKSDDRIKGLEQLKSQMPEIIKGPQRSEIANVQDFLTQNPVGSRVYIPHLAKDAIIQGVANQKGEIPVLAGSMRLSILWSQLKPNSLPDSVTRKVIRETGFQMPIATQAERTIDLRGFRIEKALEELELQLDRAMQAQTDKVRIIHGHGTEALKRAVRTYLARSIYIKKWRAGDTEATGDDGVTFAELG